Sequence from the Diorhabda carinulata isolate Delta chromosome 5, icDioCari1.1, whole genome shotgun sequence genome:
ttttttttatagatataattTGTATGATAatacagaaaattataaatagaaaaaatcaactttaacAAGACTATAATTTGTGGAGAGAAAAATTTGGAGGCTCCGAAACATTCCTTCAACTTATTTAAGCTAATATTCCGAGGGATACTAAAACTCAATATAAATCGATTTAATTTGGTAATTAAAGTAGGAATATTTCaccagaatttatatttttcataaaacttcctccaaattgaaaaaaaaaatcgataaacttAGCACGATTATTGGAAATACTACAAAAAAgcatttaagaaataaaaaaaaatactgcaaaatcaaaaattatcagTTACAGTAGtatgaaaattttactaaacagaaatttcaaattaaacttaattttgatCTACTGAATTCCTGATACACTAAAAGAATTTTGTGGAAATTTGTCTTTAGCTCTTTTGGCTGTTCTTGTACTTTTGCATATAGGGGTAGGATTactggaaaaataatattttttctacaccATATACTGGtttagaattattgaaaattttgaaaaatggtattTCATATGTCACCgtcatcaataaataattaatttacttGTACTATTGCAGTTAGAGGTAGAATTATACGAAAAATGATATTGAGGAGGtctttaatatcaataaatgatGCATTTATTCATGTTCGtggaaatttgaaagttttcactAAATATACTGTTGTGGcatcaaaatttggaaaaatggtATTTCGGGTGTCACCTATAtcgataaataatttctaaacaaACCACTATTACTaggattataaaaaatattgaaaagtggtaTTTAGATGTTTTCTTGCAGATGGGGCCACTCTTGGTAGGATtatgtacaaattttcaaaatgatatttggGGAGTTATTCATaccaataaagaaaaaaattttttgtattcatgCAAATTGGACAGTTTCTAcactatataaataatttggaaaaagtggttgtattcaaaattgtttgaaatcaaaaaaagtaacaaacttctatattagaattatataaataaaatttgataaaccaGAAAAAGAAATTCTTGTGCTGCTAGTGATTTTTGTTCAagtaaacaaattattgaacaaGTTAATGTAAGTAATATAACCTTTCTGAAGATTTTAAAACCAAATGGATACTTTTACTTTAAAGTACAAACAACAACACTgatgatgaataaaaaatcaaaaattgtaatcTTATCATAGAAACTGAATTGATAAGAacattatatttcttcttctctatACAAGTCCTGGAGACTATAATTTATGTAACCCTCAAGTACTACAGGGATACACAACTGGTAGCACTGGAAAGAACAAGAAAAACTGAAGGCAGTggatgtaataaaatttattgaaggaTCAGGAATAAAAGAACTACTAGTGATTCATCACCCTAATCAcctatacatatatacgaccttggaaatattttattaaatagtttATTTACCATAGTGGTAAAATTAACCCGATATTTTTAATCCAATACTGGAAAGATCAACCCTTTAAAATAACTGTGCTAAATTTAtcattgaaataaagaaaagcaatggatcaaatgaaaataaaagcaaaaattcaattctcatCGGAATCAACACCGATTTTCTTTTTAACCCTTTTCGCTTTCCTCATAGTATACCTACATTTCTTCCTACACCTCTCACTGTCTGGACTTCTTTCGTCGTTGGAACAATGCGGTTGTAATCTATGGGCAGTTTTCGATGAACCTATACTACTACTTGAACTAGGACCGGTCCCGCAGCCCGAATCCGAAACGCTGACGAGTCGACGTTTCGCTGGTGTGGACGCATACTCGAAATCGCTATCGCTAGTTTCGCTGAAACCCTGATCGGGATTGTCAGGAGAACCGGTCAAGGAGTTCGCACCGTTCATTTGGACTCGACGAGGATCTTCATTTAATGTGAGGCGAGCAGCCGATGTAGAAgatctaaaataacaaatagaTGCATGTTCACATAAAGTAcgaatgttttttatttcaccTCAATGTTCTACTACTAGTATTTCCGTTGGCTACTtccaatatatttatcaaactATCTCTGGAACCGTTTAAGGGAGTAggtaaaatatttacaagattATTAGCTTCCAATTCTTCATTTCCAtctatttcattcatatttctAGCATCGTCATCTGAGTCTTGTTCAATCAgtctaaaatttttaagaagaatATATAACGAATATTATACCCTTATTCCaacaatataaaatgatattatacagggtattttaAAATAAGAGAAACATTGATAAAGTAcagttaatttgaaaaacattaatgTTGATGTTATGGAAAACCCATTAATGGTAAGTATAAATATGGTTAATGGTGTACCATGGCATATATATACTCTAAGTCATGCTtaataccacttcctgaggaagaaTCTGCAGAGACATTAAGGTCACTATGgtaaatttcaattgatgttaaacaatgaaatattaattgatacagAATCTTCCAAATtgtttgaatcattttttttattactgttaAAATCTAGTTTGAAAAACAGTAATGGAACAGAATTGATCAATATTGGAAAAGCTCCAATACAAAGTAGAATAAATTCAGTTTCCAAAAAGTAAagcagaataattttttttctacagcATATATAGAGACAAGAGTTCCACTTTCACCCCTGCAAGTATGGTAATAATCTCAGAAAAAGGGTCAAAAGTCAAATAATATTGAACTAGAGTTGactggaaataaaaatttcaatctaCAATAAGTAGATAAAAGGTATAAATCTTGTTTTCGAGGTGCAAATGCATATTTTCACAGtgtatagaatgaaaaaaaaacacataggGAAACTACATTCAACCCTCtataagtttgaaaaatattagtaaaacaGGGTTGATAGAAAATAGTTTCGTTAGAAAGTATACAGACACTTGAATTTCACTTTCACCCCTACAAGAATTAAAACAACCTTAAAAATGGGGAAAATAATggtttaaaaacataattttcaagtAGATAtgactagaaataaaaaaatttattagtaagtatatttagtaaaaaatctTTGGGAGGTTTAAAACATCATGATTTGATTTTGCAAAGTTAGGTTTAAGAAGTTAATTTCTCTCCAAAGCAGCAACCTAACCTTAAATATAATGTTTATGAGATTTTATGAATTTAGTGAGGTTATTCAAAACAAATGAGTTTACCCTTGAAAAGTCTTGATTTTATTTCCGATCAACAACTATGCAGAGGAAATATGACagtttgaagaagaagaagccaAGGTAAAGGtaaaaaggaagaagaaaagCGAAGGAAGTCTGTTGAAGAAGCAAATAGtttaacaataatgaaaaagaagaaaacaacacTAATAGATCTTTAGATACATTTTTCACATatctgtaataaaaaattattaccaaaTACAGGTATATATGATAacattgtaaaaatataaacattttagtaattttatgtTGTTTATGTTCCCCAAACCCCCCCTAACAGTATCTAAAAACCACCTGAGGGCCGGGCAGGGCAAGGATTGGGACATACATAACGGAGAGAAGCAtatcagaataattttattttttcttttacacatttttaaaaGAGCACAATTATAAAGCAAAAGAAGTGCTTTTTCTATTGACACTGTTTCTGAAATTGTAgctaaaattaaaaagaaaagtgtACCAAACATCTCCACcctcaaatattatttaaaggCCTAATgtatgtcaaaaattttattttttatctaaaataaagtgtagtttttttgaaaaaaagtattattataataataatgatgctACAGGAATTTTaatctttatatataaattttttttcaaatattcttcgAAGACAAAGAATGTGcctgattataaatttttgaatctcTGAAAACCCTTTTAAATACCGTTTGAGGAAATTTTATTGTCTTCAGTCAACACCATAGGGCTgtacatagaaaaattattgcTATCCTCAGGTAAATAACTCTAGATAATTCACAATATGTGTAAGTATCCTTTCACTGATTATTTACCTGAAAATGGATCTTTCCGAACTAGTAATTCCAGTACTAGTACTAGGTGTATCGAGAGAATTCTCAGTTGAATCATTATCAGTCATATTTTTCACACTtctagtaaaatattttgatggtCTACCATTTGATTTCTTGTGTTTCCTAGATGGCATCGAACAATCTCTTTCTGGACACTTTTTATGAGATTTTTTGTGAAAACCATTATGTTTACCGTACTTAGATTTAGTAGATTTTCTTTTATGAACCTTCTGAtgatatctaaaaaaaataatttcatcatttacaGTTGAAAATTTCCTtcctttaataaaaatacaaaatcagtTGATAGTAAGGGACCACTGGACACATAAATCTTCTAATAGGTCCATTGTGCTCATTATGTCATAAAAAGTCTTTTAAATGATTCCGGAATTGATCTAGAGAATATTCCATGACTCCAGATTGCCAATAAAGTCTAGACAACAGTAGGAAAATAAAGTTGGTAGATAATTTTAGACAGAAGACAATAATTTTGAGTAGGGAAttataaatcttaatttttgtaaaaataattgattcctGATATGTATCAATACTATAATTCACACCCATAATAGAGAAAAATGCAATAaccaaaaatatatgtataaatagtGGTCTCTCTTTACATACTACCACTTTATTGGCCCTTTATAGGTCAGAAAAGATATATAACATCTAAATTTTTACATGTTTACTCACTTTTTTCTATAACTGGAAGATTTACTATGGGCCAACTTGGCTAGCGTAttcttttttttcgaaattaattgaGTTATCCTATTCGATCGATATTTCTTTGGTTCATCCGAATTACATCTACCGttcttaaatattttagaaataagttTAGACCAATcctataaaaatcaaaacagaTTAGTTAAAACTTGTTATATGGAATAAACGGTCAATTTACTTCTTCTTCGCTATCACTATCAGTCGAAAAGGTGCCGTCAGTTTGGGAATCCCACCCTTCGATTTCTCTTTGTATCAACGAATCAAAAAACGCCATCATTTTCGAATCTTCGCAAGTTGATTGATCACTATAATCGTGATTTATACGCtgaaaatcattattaataattagatataccaaaattttgcaatatattttatgattcGCTTGCCGTTTGTATAAAACTAACATCACAATAgttggaaaatagattaaaaagtcatGGGATGAAACAATCTCCAAATCTATTGATTCTAggaaaaaattcagaaataagaaatttttttgaataaacagAAACTTCAAGTTCATTTCATGAAATCAAACctctaaaaaaaaagatttgataataaaaaaaataagggTTAACAATTTCAACCCCTTCTAACGCAACAggagtatttaaaaaataccagGAGTTATATCTTCGCTATTGTACtgaatatacaaaatttcaagtttctatcTTCAgttaaatttgtgaaaaaaaaaataaaatctcaatATAAATGACCGTCTAGTAGGGGGATGCTATAAATGTTGTAATAAGAAAGTCCCATCATAATTTACACAAACAATCACCTGAgacttttttgcaaaaaattagaAGTAACCTGTATATAAAGAGGtataaaaattcacataaaagAAAATAGGAATAAATATACATCATTGATgacttatttaaatatatttgctgcaattggaaaaataaaaaaaataaagttatactCACATCGGTATTACCAACTAAACTCATGTAATCGTCAtgagtatatatttttctaacaGGTTCAGTATGTTCCTTAAGGATAGAACCACGCCAATTTCCAACAGGTACCGGACTCCAgagctaaataaaaaaatacaatatgtAATTAacactatttaaaaaaaaataaaaaactacctTTATCATTTTCTCGACACCAGAAGAGGCTATGAAATTATTATGGCTGTTATAACGTACTTGATTAACTATAGACCTATGACCCCTTAATACCATATGAGAACTACCCCATTCGCCTAAAAACgccattaaaaattaaaactattcgATTGCTTTTTTGAGTATTTCTTACTTTCATCCATCGGTATTTTCcacatatataaattaaaatcgtCAGATCCGCTAAGGATATATTCATCATTACTTCCAGCAAAACAACACGTCTTCATGGTACAGGAATTATAATATTGCGGATGATAGAATTGACATACGGCATTTTCATTTTCGGCCAAATATAAAACAGGCGGTAAACGACGCCTTAGAGCCAAAACCTTTTTTCCTGTACTATCAAAACAAGCACTTATTCCACTAGTTTTACCACTTTGAGTATCATAACGGATAAGttgactaaaaaatataatttcttgtaTTGAAAGTACTACTAAATTTGTACTAGTTACTTTTTGGGTTTCCTACAATCCCAAAGACCTATACCTTCCTCAGAATTTGCTGTTACAAGGTATCTCGGTTTCATTGGGTTGAACATCACAGAGTGAAAACCACTATTTTCTTGGGCAACTACTTGAACTTCTAAAACAGATCAAATAATCACTTATTGAGTGATACTTTTGTTTCCCAAATTTATATCACCTTGATTAGGAACTTCTCTAATATCAAATAACAATATTCTACCATCTTCTCCGGCTGTGGAGATAATGTTATCATTCTGAGGGTGAATGCTCACACCATAAACTGGCTTATCATGTGGAATACTAGTTGTTAAACTTCGactaaaatatatgttttatattattgatactTCAAAGgtgtaaatgtaaattttgaggTGGAGAAGCTCTATTAGATTAAGATCTGTTAGCTGAATACACCATGGCTTAGTTTTTCTatatcttcaaaataatttaaaaaaaaatcttctacaAAGGGACACAAAAGTACAATTTGAGTCTCTAATATATACCTATGAGCATTAAAATGATCTCTTCAGACCTAGCATCACATTACAATGAATTTCAAAGGTGTAAAGGTAAGGTGGAGAAACTGTTAGTTGACCACACCATTgcttaattcaaaataattttacaattgtAGAGATTTTCTTCTGCAAACGAAGCCAAAAGTACAATTTGTGCCTCTAATATGTACCTATGAGCACTAAGACAACCTCTCCAGACCTAGCATTAGACTTTTAGTCATCTCTTTATGATTGTGCATTACAAATCCTTGGAAATTCAAAGTAGATATAACAAACCTTTGCTTTACCACAAAAATCAGTCCTGATTATGAGAATTGTTCTCTAATCACTagttaataattaaaacatcatttaacaaatttaaatgtTAATCTTGAAGCCTACAtccataattttcacaaaaaattctgTTAATTAAATGTATCTATtactatttgaattatttttaaatatcctcttttattttttcattttttttcgattttttgtaaacatataaaaaaattacctttCTATTTGATGAATAAGTACTTGATCATCATTTCCACCAGAGaagattttttcattacaaGAATCAAaagttaaacaaaatatgttaCTCCTGTGAGGTGCTGTCATAACAACTGGAGAGCCCTGATCATAGATCGCTCCAGGAACATACCAAAGAAGTACTCGTTTATCATCTCCACCTAAAATTATAtactagattttgaaaaatatatttcaagaaaaatactTGGAAACTTTATTTcaagaattgtttttatttccttgacaattatataaatatggtgtgaaattatttattgaaatgaaagaTCAAGTAAATGGGAAAGGACATAGAGGAATAAACACAAAAAGATGGCACCCTCATTAGAATATGGGAGgtttatatataaagaaatatctAGTATGAATACAAGTTTCAAGTATTATtgctaataaaaaataataagaattaatGTCATAAGATTAAGATTACATAAATCTCCTTAGTCCTAGTAAAAAGTCTGCAATTTCGACAAATAAGATTTATTagcaaaagaataaataaacaCCCTgttgcttaataaatatttagaaccAAAGGATCTTACATCTGAAAGTCGTTATTAGATGcctcaaaattctttttaaatacacaatttttacTGATTACTGTACTAaagtaaattagaaattaataaaaaaaactgtagggggtcaaatattataaattcaaattagatGAAATCTATAAAATCAGAcaaaatttatctatgaaaatttttcacattttgatggaaaatatataaaataagattCCCTTAGATTGAGAAAACctctaataataatttcatggTACCTATTTCTggatatataattttagatacttaaatatttttaattaattcagattgaaaatatttcaactagaGAAAATTTTATGTGATAGGTGCCGCGTATGTTGTCAGCACACATTGagcttataaaataaattttattaattactatACAGATTGTATCAATTGACATATTGTGCCAGTATGAAATATTGTCTTCGCCATTTTTTCGTCGaataagtatattatttataatatgtcTAATATAATGATTACATAAAAAGGACTTACCAGAAACTAAATATTCACCGTCGACGGAAAATTCTATCGCATTCACACACCCATAATGTGCAAGCAAATCTTTCCTGTATAAATTCCTTGCTTTCGATAATCTAGCACtaaccaatttattttttataaaaatattgtcttTATACTGtctttcaattatataattaacaGGATTAATAGATGGCATGGCCATTTTTACATAGGTGGAAAACTCATCCACCAAAAATCGTCTTTGTTGACAAAAATTATGTCTTTAAAACGAGCTTCCGAAGTGTCATGAACAGCTGATTGATGCTTAGCTACTTATTACTTGTAAACAGACAGCAATCGAGCAATCAGATACACATTGATAAATTTAATTGGGTAATTAAGCGAAAAGTCTTTCTAATTTAGATTGTATctattcaataaatgtttatccaAGATaatgaaataccaaatttgtatatatttcataaattatttgattttattaa
This genomic interval carries:
- the LOC130894284 gene encoding DDB1- and CUL4-associated factor 5, whose product is MAMPSINPVNYIIERQYKDNIFIKNKLVSARLSKARNLYRKDLLAHYGCVNAIEFSVDGEYLVSGGDDKRVLLWYVPGAIYDQGSPVVMTAPHRSNIFCLTFDSCNEKIFSGGNDDQVLIHQIESRSLTTSIPHDKPVYGVSIHPQNDNIISTAGEDGRILLFDIREVPNQEVQVVAQENSGFHSVMFNPMKPRYLVTANSEEGIGLWDCRKPKNQLIRYDTQSGKTSGISACFDSTGKKVLALRRRLPPVLYLAENENAVCQFYHPQYYNSCTMKTCCFAGSNDEYILSGSDDFNLYMWKIPMDESEWGSSHMVLRGHRSIVNQVRYNSHNNFIASSGVEKMIKLWSPVPVGNWRGSILKEHTEPVRKIYTHDDYMSLVGNTDRINHDYSDQSTCEDSKMMAFFDSLIQREIEGWDSQTDGTFSTDSDSEEEDWSKLISKIFKNGRCNSDEPKKYRSNRITQLISKKKNTLAKLAHSKSSSYRKKYHQKVHKRKSTKSKYGKHNGFHKKSHKKCPERDCSMPSRKHKKSNGRPSKYFTRSVKNMTDNDSTENSLDTPSTSTGITSSERSIFRLIEQDSDDDARNMNEIDGNEELEANNLVNILPTPLNGSRDSLINILEVANGNTSSRTLRSSTSAARLTLNEDPRRVQMNGANSLTGSPDNPDQGFSETSDSDFEYASTPAKRRLVSVSDSGCGTGPSSSSSIGSSKTAHRLQPHCSNDERSPDSERCRKKCRYTMRKAKRVKKKIGVDSDEN